The following are encoded together in the Fusarium keratoplasticum isolate Fu6.1 chromosome 1, whole genome shotgun sequence genome:
- a CDS encoding MFS domain-containing protein, giving the protein MGNQEEASAAPEAESQRNASPSTEAPDGGYGWVVTTSVAVVNGHSWGISAAYSVFLAHYLKEDTFPGATALMYATVGSLSVGVMMLISPLVTIIVREIGTRPTMVIGAILQALSLVCASLSTKIWHLFLSQGVLFGIGMGLLFLPSYGIISQWFTKRRALANGIAIAGAGLGGLTYSLAVGAMIRTMSLEWAYRILAIVSAVVNIVCSLLIKTRYGATGARQLAFDTSLLKRKEYLWILGFGAFSMLGYFVLIFTLANYANVIGLNSSKASMIPAFFMLGQAIGRPCLGWLSDRYGRLNMTTLMTFMTGVFSLAIWVNAKTFGVLITFALVGGLSAGIFWVNAAPVIVEVMGIENLASGLSILWVAMVIPSTFSEPIAVEIYLGTGSYLGAQLFTGFMFVAASLCMLVLRGWQINRGRRNDDGTWTCFEENGGERKEAGQKTVSLLKCFKWEKV; this is encoded by the coding sequence CATCGCCATCTACCGAAGCACCTGATGGAGGTTATGGATGGGTCGTCACGACATCGGTGGCCGTCGTCAACGGTCACTCTTGGGGCATCAGCGCAGCCTACTCGGTGTTTTTGGCTCACTACCTGAAAGAAGACACTTTCCCCGGCGCGACGGCACTCATGTATGCAACTGTCGGTTCCCTGAGCGTTGGTGTCATGATGCTCATCTCGCCGCTTGTCACCATTATCGTTCGGGAGATTGGGACAAGACCGACCATGGTCATAGGTGCCATTCTCCAAGCTCTCAGTCTCGTCTGCGCAAGTCTTTCGACGAAAATCTGGCATCTCTTCCTATCACAGGGCGTTTTATTCGGCATTGGCATGGGACTGCTTTTCCTACCTTCTTATGGCATCATCTCTCAATGGTTCACGAAACGACGCGCCTTGGCAAACGGTATCGCCATCGCAGGCGCAGGACTCGGAGGTCTCACGTATTCGCTTGCCGTCGGGGCAATGATCCGCACCATGAGTTTGGAATGGGCGTACCGAATCCTCGCCATTGTCTCTGCAGTGGTAAATATCGTCTGTTCGCTCCTCATCAAGACACGATACGGTGCTACGGGGGCGCGGCAACTTGCCTTTGATACCTCGCTCCTAAAGAGAAAGGAGTATCTATGGATCTTGGGCTTCGGTGCGTTTAGCATGCTTGGATacttcgtcctcatctttACGCTTGCAAACTACGCCAACGTGATTGGACTCAACTCTTCCAAGGCTTCCATGATTCCCGCCTTCTTCATGCTGGGCCAAGCCATCGGCCGGCCTTGTCTTGGATGGCTCAGCGATCGATACGGTCGGCTCAATATGACGACCCTCATGACTTTTATGACGGGCGTCTTCTCACTCGCAATCTGGGTAAACGCCAAAACGTTTGGGGTACTCATCACGTTCGCTCTCGTCGGAGGACTTTCGGCTGGCATATTCTGGGTCAACGCAGCGcccgtcatcgtcgaggtAATGGGCATCGAGAACCTCGCATCTGGATTGAGCATCCTCTGGGTAGCAATGGTCATCCCTTCAACATTCAGCGAACCGATTGCGGTGGAAATTTATTTAGGTACGGGAAGTTACCTTGGGGCGCAGCTGTTTACGGGCTTCATGTTTGTAGCTGCGTCTTTGTGCATGTTGGTCTTGCGCGGATGGCAGATTAACAGAGGGAGGAGAAATGATGACGGGACATGGACATGCTTCGAGGAGAACGGCGGCGAAAGGAAAGAAGCTGGGCAGAAGACGGTGTCGTTGCTCAAGTGCTTCAAGTGGGAAAAGGTGTAA
- a CDS encoding Fucose-specific lectin: protein MSSNYTKSHLSAITFLHPPNPVNIKQCPCDAKPEPKPASEQNTFIRVYHTEPSIYGYNAGCSLVRESRYSTSQQWHGPSDDLVADDAAPGSPVASVGWWADLANEVWETRVYYVANGGNLQERINNSSFSPTVKDDFDTPLPKPEELIPPTPGWKLTPILATENGTETSEKTGFPDIQPLPETKLAVVRSGDGKIHVFYQAADNSILEAIFNPGKGWIAEKSVVVASGAKVGTPLTAISGGWAEVRLFFVDTNDVLAYVYADDHTGWVQQELPAYKLPPTAMLAAVAWNYASPFFGIRVYTTDDRDELHEFSYNRNSGGWVTDSHSVNKQNPGGLHVGFQGSAALSAVAAVLVEGEWKTKVYFHPRRTILEWDVCAKAPPTVGIHKPSQEGELKRSIEGETRLKIAEEEERKRAEEEAKRRAEEEARKKVEEEEAKRKAEEEEERRKVEAEEARKQAEKEEAQKRVQEELQQYRSIPVGGKVSLRDNPEMDKIFKEATRCNAGYDWLRTNDGWRCSGGGHFLTNEQFETLSRGG, encoded by the exons ATGTCCTCCAACTATACCAAGTCCCACCTCTCGGCCATCACGTTCTTGCACCCGCCAAACCCTGTGAATATCAAGCAGTGCCCGTGCGATGCGAAACCTGAGCCAAAGCCAGCCTCTGAACAGAACACCTTCATCCGCGTCTACCACACTGAGCCATCCATCTATGGGTACAACGCGGGCTGCTCCCTTGTGAGGGAGTCTAGGTATAGCACTTCACAGCAGTGGCATGGGCCCTCGGACGACCTCGTTGCAGATGATGCCGCTCCTGGGAGCCCTGTTGCTTCCGTTGGATGGTGGGCTGACCTGGCGAACGAAGTGTGGGAG ACCAGAGTCTACTATGTGGCCAACGGTGGGAACCTTCAGGAG CGCATCAACAACAGTTCCTTCTCGCCCACGGTCAAAGACGACTTTGACACTCCACTCCCAAAGCCTGAAGAGTTGATTCCACCCACGCCGGGATGGAAGTTGACGCCGATCCTCGCCACCGAGAACGGAACTGAGACGAGTGAAAAGACCGGGTTCCCTGACATTCAGCCCCTCCCTGAGACGAAGCTGGCCGTCGTTCGCTCGGGAGACGGAAAGATTCACGTCTTCTACCAAGCTGCCGACAACTCTATTCTTGAGGCTATCTTCAACCCTGGGAAGGGTTGGATCGCCGAGAAGAGTGTTGTAGTCGCCTCCGGAGCCAAGGTCGGCACTCCCTTGACTGCCATCTCGGGAGGTTGGGCTGAAGTGAGGCTGTTTTTCGTCGATACAAACGACGTGCTGGCGTATGTCTACGCAGATGATCACACCGGCTGGGTTCAAC AGGAGCTTCCAGCCTACAAGCTCCCTCCCACGGCTATGCTCGCAGCAGTTGCTTGGAACTATGCGTCGCCCTTCTTCGGGATTCGTGTCTACACCACGGACGATCGTGACGAGCTTCACGAGTTCTCCTACAACCGCAACTCTGGCGGCTGGGTCACAGACTCACATTCTGTGAATAAACAGAACCCCGGAGGCTTGCACGTTGGATTTCAAGGATCTGCGGCCCTGTCGGCTGTTGCCGCTGTACTAGTTGAGGGCGAATGGAAGACCAAGGTCTACTTTCATCCACGCCGCACGATCCTCGAATGGGACGTCTGCGCCAAGGCACCTCCGACTGTTGGTATTcacaagccaagccaagaggGCGAGCTTAAACGTTCGATCGAAGGAGAGACGCGGCTGAAgatcgccgaggaggaagagcgcAAGAGGGCTGAAGAGgaagcaaagagaagagctgaggaggaagcgaGAAAGAAagtagaggaggaggaagctaAGAGGaaggcagaagaagaggaggagcgtCGAAAGGTtgaggcggaagaggcgCGGAAGCAAGCGGAGAAAGAGGAAGCGCAGAAGAGAGTGCAGGAGGAACTACAGCAGTACAGAAGCATCCCGGTGGGTGGCAAGGTCAGTCTGAGGGACAACCCggagatggacaagatcttCAAGGAGGCCACCAGGTGCAACGCCGGGTACGACTGGCTCAGGACCAACGATGGCTGGCGATGCTCGGGCGGTGGCCACTTCCTCACCAACGAGCAGTTTGAGACGCTGAGCCGAGGAGGTTAG